ttaaTTGGTTCTAGTtgcacctctagaaagaaaagtatCTCTAAAGAAACCCTACGAAATATTCTATcacttttattagttttaattCTAAAAGGATTATTGATTTATTCCGAGGGaataaactagttatataccagataatattttatatataaaccAAGAGtttgtatagtaaaacttataatttttaaacttggtcttttagggtttagcgaggacgtggacttcgattcccagcttgatttttgagcttcacttttggtgagtgtccgtaCTTGTTCTATGATTAacttgttaaagtgctttcttgacttgttatgtgataattggGAAGTGGTTttgctgatccatcgaagtgggcagtgtgtactttatcgcattagCCCTTTCGAGTGATGATTtacttgaaatgttttctcAAAATCTTGCTTGCACTAGTTAAGTACTGAgtgggggaatgtaccacacctgagggtgggagggctTCTTATCCTAACTCAAGTACCAAAACCTTGTAACTGTTGACTGGAACATGAACTCGTCAACTAAACcaccaggcaggggaatgtaccacaccttagggtgggagggcctcttatcctgacttggTAACCACTtgtgtgacgtcgttgggtgaatccctcgactaggctataaaaggtatactcgagtaataccaaactctctcgtgaGAAGGACGGACCCGGTGGGAGTAAGTTGGTTGGAGCGTGTTAAGGAAAAATAACGAATCTACATGGACCTtagatagtgagagttgacggagggtcaactatgattaattttgatcaagcttgtggaaaatggctcttgagagccctgtatcctactcTGTGCTGTTAAACGCTTTCCTACTTCTTGAGTTTAAGTTTGGAGTTATTATTTGTTGTTTGtcttatgtgattgcatgtttggggcaccactgagctttagctcaccccacgttatttgttttcctgaaCAGGTTTTGGCAATCAAGAGACTTGAAGTCTGCCTTTATCTTTTGTGAATGTTGTTTTGAATCAGACTATGTATCTTTTGTCTTGGGTTGTCACTTGAAGCTGaaaaagtgcaaaccctaagttttggcttgtatgaatgtaTTTGAACTTTATGATTTCACTTTGTGTTTTGTAATGTATAAATGTAGTTATGTGTTAAGCTGGTTGGAGGTGTACTTAAAAGTGAACGTTCAGACGTCCAATggcaatgttatctctgaagttaatgtgttccTAGTATTTTAGTCGTTTAAAGGTTTGGCTTGTTCGGGTGacgaattttgttttggtttaagttataAGTGGAAAGGGTTTAGTTGGTttccttgcgtgagtcctggcgagagttaggcaggcgacccgccaaccctctggttcgccttagggagaagtggggccgtcactggtggtatcagagccaagGTTAGAAAAATTGTTTGAAAGATATATTAGATATATTAGAAACCCTGAACCTTTTAAAAGTTAGGAAGTGAGTTGAGTAGACATACCTTAAGTAGTACTTGAGCAAGTTAGCTATTTAAGTATTAACTTTTGGATTCTTGGTTATTTTGCAGGTATGGAAAACGGAAACGGACATGCTAATGGACATGTAGAGCCTCTTAGGTCCATCTCCTATAGGCCACGAGGCGGGGGACCTCGTATACGTTATACACCAACTGATAGGTATCTCCGATGTCAGTGTAGGGACACATATGCCTACCCTAACGAGTTAGTGCTATCCTTAGACGACGAGCGTCACCAGTTGAGGAACGCTAATCACACTTTGACCCAGGACGTCAAGGAGTTGAGCATCATGGTTGATACTCAGCTTGATCGCATAGCTGAGCTCGAGCAGAGGTTAGCAGCCGAGAGGGTTAGGTCAGAGGCTGCTCGTGAAGAGTTAGGGAGACAGAGGTCTCGATTGACTCGAGTAGCTGAGGAGGTACGAGATAGGAGTGCGGGTATTAGGGCTGACGCTACTATGATGATAGATGAGGTCATAGGTATCATTCAAGGTACTGCTCAGGCGAGTGTTGAGGAGGACTCGGAGGAGGACCCGAAgaaggatccggaggaggaccctgaggaggaCGTTGGCCTTGGTAGCCCTACTGAGGGTTAGACTAGGTTTGCTTTGCCTGTAAATAGGTATCCAGGGTTAGTTAGGGTGACACTAGTTTAGGTCATAACATTTTGTCTAACTagatggcctacttttgaggcactatATCCCTATTTTTGGTTTAAGAGATTGTTTGTATATATTCGTTAACTTGTGTGCCATACTTTCGGAAGGCACCCTAACCTACTAGTTGTATGAACCTTGATGTGTGAAtatatgtgttaagtgttttattttccttttccttaatGTTCATGttgattttacttaaaaaatatacaaataaatataaaaataaaaataataataagtaaataaataacaatatttTCGCTTAATTGCTCTATTTATATCAATAGGCATAACTAGCCTATGGATCGACAAGTTAGAGGTAGAGAGCGTGGGAGATCAACTAGACAACACCCCGAGATTGGTGGTGATAGGGGACCTGAGGTCAGTCAAGACCATGGTCAAGGGAGCGTGGCTGGAGACCCAGTGGCCACCGCGATCAATAGAATAGCTGATGTCTTAGAGCGCATGACTGAGCACCAAGCCTTTGGACCAGTGCGTCACCCAGAAGGTCCAATCGATACTGAGGATCGGGCATTAGAGAGATTCTTGAAGTTTGGACCTCCTAAGTTCTATGGAGGACCAGAACCTGAGGTAGCAGAAGGTTGGTGGGAGAGGATCTCTGACATTTTTGCAGCTCTaacagaggagagacaagtaACTTTCGCAGCATTCCAGTTCGAGGGAGTtgctcgttcctggtggaacctaATTAGGATCAATTGGGACAGGAACCATATTCCTAGGACCTGGgcgaacttcacaagggagttcaacGCCAAGTTTCTACCCCCTCTCAtccaggagaaaagagaggatgacTTCATCAAGAGTAGGCAGGGGATGGTGAGTGTCGTTGAGTATGAGATTCAATTCACGAAATTGTCCCGttttgctcctgaattggtaGCCACAGAGCAAAGACGTATAAGGAGGTTTGTGCAGGGACTAAACGTGGAAATCCATGAGGGATTAGCTGCTGTTCGAATAGACACTTTTGCTGATGCCGTAGAGAGCTCAGAGGGTTGAAGTTGCCAGAGCTCAAGTAAAATCTTTTCAGGCCAAGAAAAGATGTGGCCCTAGTAGCAGTCGGGAGCCGACTTATGCAAGTGCTCTACCGGCCAAAGTGGGTCGAGAAATGGGTGAAGTAAAAAGTCCTggagcaccacgaggcgcttTAGTGAGAGGAGTTGGGGCAAGAGGTGTCAGGGAGAGAGATATCGGAGCTAGAGGAGGACCAAGCGGAAGGGGTCAACCTAGGAACGCCTCGCAAGGAGGTCGTGTGACCACCCCTCAGGTAACTTGTAGGTATTGCAGGAAAACTGGCCATACCGAGGACGAATACTGGAGGAAAGAAGGGAAGTGCTTGAGGTGCGGAAGCAGCGAGCACCAGATTGCCAATTGTCCGAAGATACAAGAAGGTGGTACCCTGAGTACTAGTCAAGCCACTTCGGGAGGAAATAGGCCGAAAGTTCCTACCAGGTTGTATGCCATAGACGACCAACCTGTACCTGATTCCTCGAAAGTCGTCGAAGGTACTCTTCCGATCTTTCACCGATTAGTTAGAGTACTAATTGATCCTGGCGCAACTCATTCATTTGTGAATCCAACTTTTATGTCCGAAATTGATGAAAAACCTGTTAGATTACCCTTTGATCTTGAAGTTAGGACACCCATGGGTAATAAAAGCATAATTACTAGCCTAGTCTATAAGAATTGTGAATTCTGGGTTGGAGAACGTAAGATGCTAGTAGATTTAGTCATCTTGGACATAAAAGATTACGATGTTATCATAGGAATGGATTTCCTAATTCATTACCATGCTAAGTTTGATTGTAGAGCAAAAATGGTAGAATTTTGGATTTCCAGggaagcaaccctgaaattTGATGTGAAAGGCAGGTTAGCATCGTCTGTTGTGATCTCGGGAGTTCGGGCAAGGAAAATGTTGTATAAAGGAGGGCAAGGTTTCTTAGCTTTTCTGATTAACGCTCCCAGTGACCAAGTAAAGTTGGAAGATGTACCAGTGGTAAGGGAATTTCCAGATGTGTTTCCcgaagaattaaaaacattaccCCCGGAGAGAGAAGTGGAGTTCAAGATTGAACTAGTGCCGGGAATGGCTCCGATTTCTAAGACTccgtaccgaatggctcctgcagagttaaaagaattgaaaattcaATTACAGGATTTATTGGGGAGAGGTTTTGTTAGAGAAAGTGATTCGCCATGGGGCGCACctgttctatttgttaagaaaaaggatggaagtttgaggttatgtattgaTTATCGAGGATTAAATGAATGGACAATTAAAAACAAATACCCTCTACCTTTGATTGACAGCTTattcgaccagctgcaaggatcAGTAGTTTTCTCCAAACTAGATTTGAGGCAAGGGTATTATCAGTTGAAAATTAAGAAGGAAGACATACCTAAAACTGCTTTTAATACAAGACatggacattttgagtttgcagtcatgccatttggattaaccaatgcaCCAGCAGCCTTTATGGACTTAATGCAGAGAgtctttaaaaaatttttggattagttTGTAGTagtctttattgatgatatcctagtaTATTCTAAGACTCGAGAAGAACATGCTAAACACTTGGAAGTAGTTCTGCAGATCTTAAGAGAGCATAAAttgtatgctaaatttagcaagtgtgagttttggctggatgaaatttcttttctgaGGCACAAAGTTTCTAAAGATGGGATTGCAGTGGATCTGGCAAAAGTTGAGGTAGTCACAATGTGGAAGCAGCCAGAAACTCCAACAGAGgttagaagtttcttgggttTAGCAGGTTATTACAGGCGGTTCATCAAGGACTTTTCGAAGATTGCTGAACCTATGACAGAGTTGACAAAGAAAAGTAACAAGTTTATTTGGACTCCAAAGTACGAGTCAAGctttcaggagttaaagaagCGCTTAACATCAGCTACTGTGTTGACATTGCCTGACGGAGTAGAAAGTTATGTCGTATACTCTGATGCCTCTAGGGAAGGTCTAGGATGTGTACTAATGCAAAAAGGTAAGGTAGTTGCCTATGCCTCTAGGAGATTGAAACCTCACGAACAAAATTACCCCACGCATGACCTAGAACTGGCCGCAGTGGTCTTtgccttaaagaaatggagacattacttgtatggtgtgacctttgaagtttatacggaccacaagagccttaagtacttgttctcccaaaagaaattgaatttgaaacagaggcgatgggtagaatttttagaagattatgattgttctATCAACTACCACCCAGAAAAAGCCAACGTGGTAGCAGATGCCCTAAGTAGAAAGGCCCAAGTAGCGGGgttaatggtaaaagaatggGACATGTTGGAAGAGATTAGCATTTAGAACCCTCGCTTGGAGAGTTTGAAGATTTTATTTGGGAGCCTGTCGTTGAAATCACCATTACTGGACCGTATTAAGGAGGCACAGAAAACGGACCCTATGATCCAGAAAAAGTTGGAGAAAGTGCAAAACGGAGAAACCCTAGACTTTAAATTAGGGTCTGAAGGAGTGTTAAGGTTTCAAGATCGAATTGTGGTTCCAGTTGATGAAGGGTTAAGGAAAGAGATTTTAGAAGAATCACATCGATCGAGGTATACCATACACGCAGAAGTAAACAAAATGTATCACAATATGAAAGAGTTATACAGGTGGGACGGTTTGAAAAAGGACGTGGCAAAATTTGTACAAAAATGTCTGATatgccaacaagtaaaagctgaacatcagaaaccctCTGGTCTATTGTAGCCACTAGAAAttcctgaatggaagtgggaacacataaccatggattttgtaacggGATTGCCTCGAAGTAAAAAAGGATTTGATGCGGTTTGGGTGATAGTTGACAGGCTTACCAAGTCCGCACATTTCCTACCTGTGAACGTGAGTTTTTCTTTGGAAAAATTGGccaagttgtacacagaagagatcATGAGATTGCATGGTATTCCTATAAGCATTGTGTCTGATCGTGATCCAAGATTTGTCTCAcgtttttggcaaaaatttcaagagacattggggaccaagttgaagTTTAGTACCGCTTATCATCCACAAACGGACGGGCAGTCAGAAAGGACAATTCAGACTTTGGAGGATATACTGAGGTCGTGTATATTGGAGTTCGGAGGTAAATGGAGTTAGTATATGACCTTAgtagaatttgcctataataacAGCTATCATACCTCAATTCAAATGGCCCCTTACGAGGCATTGTATGGAAGAAAGTGTCGATCTCTGATTCATTGGGATGAaatgagaaagaagaaaattttagaaCCAACGGTTATACCTTGGATGGAAGatatcgcgccccatttttaaaataaagaaaaataaaaacgagtttagaaaaaatgacttttgattcgatttttgattggaaaatgaatttttgattatgGAAAagcatgggtctaaatgggacttgaaaatgcgacgatttgacccaaaatgtagtttaaaaaggattttttaaattaaaaatggagtcgccacttggtatagagttcaggtgtaccaagtcacctaaaaatgaattttaaaggaaaaaagtagaaaaccctttttaaacgactccaaatctacaaaaatcagagaaaaagattcgggagtcacatttgaagaaagggaaggcaaggataagaatccaaggcaccctttcaacctagccaaggctagttgcgcgatttagtcaaagattttcttattttaacctaaagatttatcacatttggatgttctatatgaatgcaaaccctagacctaggagggtatcggggggtcaaaatgtatcttcaaatcttatttggtaccaatcacattaattgtgatgcccaataaagactcttcgaagaagtcacgaataatgcaagtcatgagactcgaaagaaaggaaaagtgaagaatataataatatacaaatgcgtatgacctagaggaatgcatcataatgggtgcggggacTTACACttgtgactttcaatgttccctttaatagagggaatacgagcgtgctaaggctagaaaaagccaaactcgtccatatcccatatccaaggggtttttcctagtctaatcaagcaaatgtactagcctaggtctaatgcttagatgaaatgcaagtctaatgtcatgtttcatacaaaggggtaagtaatatacatataaggaaaaatatgaaataggGGATATAAATAGAAGGGAATATGGGATAAAGGATGTACAtaagaaagtgtcatgcaatatggtaaaaaccctaaaaggtgaaaaacatgcatgaaatgtagtgattcacacaaacatgatctagcgtaggaggtccctaagggtctagcgttggattagcccatatctatgaattcctactagcattggactagtggaaaatcgaAATgcagggccacaactagcgttggactagtgtggtgacgtcacacattcattacaatcaaataaatcatgtaaagcctaataaagcaaatagacacataaatcacatatatcacataacacataagcatggtgtctagatgcaagaccctaggaaagcgagtaacacataacacataagtatgcaaaaacacacaatgcaaataaagcaaataaagccctaactattacattcggggaaccctactacaatctaaatgggaaaataaaataaataataaaaaaggaatacctaactattacaaatttggcattcaagtgcctttcaaatgatagaTATAAAAAgctaaagccaataaagcaaataaataaataaataaacatccaaggggcatgcaattaaacacgtaaagtcacatagggcacgtagggtcaaatagagtaagaaataagggatagggtgtacctccttTGATTTGGAGCCCcaatggagtgaaattacttatttaccctccaaaataataaaggagtgaaggcatcactttaatgaacgaataatcacataaaaatgGAACTAAAGACAAAATTGAATCACTAAAAGTatttaaataaattaaacagCCCATATTTAACAAATAGGGACCCAATTTCTATGATTAAAACACAAAGTGCCAAGAATTCCACATAAAATCAAATTAACACcataaatctagaaaaaagttattagacccttcaaattcatcctaaaattcatGAAGAATCTGTTCACAAAACACATGAAAACATACCAAGGAAACAAATAACATGCTAAAGGgacaaaattgatcaaattttcaaagtttctgGGCCGTAGTAGCATTAGACAAAAGTTAAGGGGTTGGAGTGTAATTTCTAAAAGATTCTCATGCATGCACACGAAGAAGATTTCTGCAATTGAGACTCTCGGCAATGTCCtggagctttcttttcttttgcaacCGGCTTCATGCAATCTCCTTATTCAGATTAGATGCATTCATGCCAAACAACCCAAATAACGAAAAAACTGATTGATTTGTTAACTAAACAGAAAATACTAGATCTTGgagccaaaagaaagaaaaaagactaCAGCATACACCCAGATAAGACTTGCAGCAAACTGATattcattttccagcaagcatcgaatcatgattcaaatgttttaaagactcaaacatgcaaactcaacaccaatCAATCACTGCCCCTTTCCACACCAAATTAACTATCAAATTATGATGGCCAAAGCTTGGTGAGCGGTCACGgagaagaaaacagcaaaacagATGCCGCAGCCTTTATATTCAAGATAACAATCCCAGCAGAGCAACGAAACCCAATATCCATCGGACTCCACAAACCCCTTTTCAAACATAAGATGCATACAAAGGAACTCtaggataaaaataaaattgacaaGTTCGAATACATTCACAGGTTTCTTGCTACCAAATGAACGATCTTCGGCCAGCTTTGGATTTGAGCCGAACCTCACACACATAGACACAAACGAGATTCATCAATTTTTGCTGCTTTGATTCAAAGTTTTCTATTAGGCATTTCTTCAAACACCGAATGGGCATCAAAAACATCATCGATTCGTGGCTCAATTTATGCTATAACCAGCCCCAAAATTTGTCACAACGCACAAATTTCAGTCCAAACAATCACAAAAAGCGTGTATGTTTCACAATCGTGTATAATCGACAAACACTGCAATGAACAAATTCACAAAACCAAATAACATGCTTTGAAAGATTCAAGAATCCATGCTTGGAaagaaactgaaattttaaaagaaaaagataacttACAAAGCTCATCCTCGGTGAAGATCCGCAGATGATGGTGACGGATATCTGATGAGGTGGTGGCAGCCCTTCCGTTTCTCGCCGCAGCTTGGCTCTAGTTTCTTGCCACAGCTTTCTTTCCTCGCCGAAGTATCCtcctttcctctgtttttttttcgtttcttttcatCTGTTTTCTTGCTCTGTTCCTTAGCCGCGAACCCTCTCTCGGTTCCGTCCTCAGCCCTAACAAAACTCCTCCTATTTTTGTTCGTTTCTCCTTTCTTTGCTCTGCGATGGAGCCCCCCTAGGCCCCTCTCTTTTCGTTCGATtcgttttctggtttcttgCTCCCCTCAACCGAGAGCCTCCTTCTctgtttttattctttttttttgtttcccctGGACGAAGccctcttttcatttttcttttgctctgtttttgaGCCGAAATCTCTCTCGGCTTTTTTACTTAACCCAGCCGCCGACAGATGCCCGCTTTCTCTTGCTTGGCTTCCTTTTTCATACCCTCGCCGCAGCCTCTTCTCCCCTCCTCCGGTTTTTCTCTTTTCCGTAACTCACCCCTCCTAGCCTTTTCAGACCCTAACCGCCACTTCCTtggtctctctctcttgctctcggctcttttcttctcaaactCCGCCGTCAACTTTTGTTCCTCAGCCCCTCTTTCTCTTGTCCAGCCCTCAGaacttttcctacattttcAGCCGTCATCCCCCCCATCTTGGTCATCCAAGTGTCTACCCCTTAATCCTTTAGGTGCCTTGTTGTCTAATACctcaaagggacacttgtcccaatGCATGCTTGTCACTTGTAGtaatttttacttttcttctctctttcctttttttttcttttttttctcttttcttttgtttttctaaaatTCAGTataaagacaaaaataaaataaaaataaactaaaataaaataaaataaactagaacaaaaataaaataaaagctcTAGAATTGAAGCCaataaatctattaaattaattaaacaaataaagttaaaaaattaaaaatttggtgtctacagtttgcccctctttgtctgagttttggaaaaacttgagacaaagaagtagacaccaaaatacttacctgcaaacTGGCTGCAAATTACTCGAGCGACTGACGCTTTTGAAAATGAGGACTGATCCCCTTTTaacaaaaaattctaaaatgggactgacccagacgAGAATTTTGAAATGGGACCGACCcgtacaaaaatttaaaacggaactgacccgaacagaaaatttaaaagggactggcccgaacaggaaatttaaaaggggactgaccccaacatgaaaataaaatcgggactgaccccaacatgaaatttaaaatcagggaactgaccccaacatgaaaataaaatcgggactgacccgaggggactgaccccaacttgaaatttaaattcgggactgacccgaggggactgaccccaacagaaatttaaaaatcgggactgacccgaggggactgaccccaacataaaatttaaaatcgggactgacccgagaggactgaccccaacagaaatttaaaaatcgggactgacccgaggggactgaccccaacatgaatttaaaatcgggaccgacccgaggggactgaccccaacatgaaatttaaaatcgtgGTATGCACACTAGTGAGACTGacccatgttttttttttttttgtttttagcaAAAACCCGAACACGGGGGGGGGGGATGCCAGCCCCAACTATTATTGataaaacaaattaaaacaGAGAAAGGGAGCCACCTCCCCAATGTGAAGACTATGCGTACAAGAAACCTATCTTAACCCTCCTCGCTTACCCAACGAATCCCAGGCACACCACGTGAGTCCAGCAAAACTGAGGCCCGGACATTTGCCGGCAACTGCTGAATGTGGTCGTATTCCCGTACTCCTATAGCTCCAATACCCGCTAGCCTATCTGCCACCGAGTTAGCCTCACGGAACACATGCGCAATGGTGGCCGAGAACCTCTCCAAAAGTCTTCTAATCTTCCTCAAGCAATTACATAACGGCCACTTTGCAATGACCCCAGAGATAATCAACTGCACCAAGGTTTTAGAATCCACTTCCACCAACGACGGGCGAATGCCCCGTTGAGAACACAACTGCAAACCAAAAAGTAAAGCCAGACCTTCGGCCTCCAAAACATCATAATCCCCAAATTCTTTGTAAAAAGCAAAAACCATTTTTCCTTGATAATCTCGCACCAAGCCACCACCCATGGCCCTACCATGGTTGAAGCTGGCGTCCAAGTTGAATTTAAGCAAACCAACAGGCGGCTTCTCCCACATAATCGCTCTAGGGGCCCTCCGCCGCAGAGAGGCATTGACCCATCGCAGCAAGTCGTAATCGGCATCCCCCTTGAAATGCGACGGACGGAACAAATTAGCCCTCCCAAGCTGCTCCAAGAAAAAATCTATCTCTCGAATTACTCTGTCAGCCCCCCACCTGACACCTTGGAATCCCTCCTGGTTCCTTGCAGTCCAAAGAAACCAGCACACTACCACTGGCATGATCGTCCGAATATGGTCTTTTGAAGGGGCTGTTGCCGTCCTATACCAAGAAATAAAAACTGACGCCATGCCCGAGCAGTTGCCCAAACGAAACCCAAAACGGGAAGACACTTTCCGCCACACTTCCGAGGCAACTGGTCCATTTACAAAGACATGCAAAGGGGCCTCCTCCTCCTGGTAACAGCACCCACATCTAGATGGACAAGACCAGCCCCTCGACCGCAAAGTCAAATCCAAAGGTAAGAAATTGCGCACCAACCTCCAAGCAAGGAACGACATTTTCGTTGGCACCACCGAAGACCAAAGTAGCGATTCAACCAAAGAATGCTGTCTCTTTTGCCGGAGCACCTCCCATGCCGTCTTAACCGAGAAACAACCCGTGGGCGAAGGCAGCCAAACCATCCTATCTTTCTGAGATACGTCGAAAGGCATATCCTTGATAGCTTGAATGACAGAACTCGGCACCCATTGGGCCAGACGCAACTCATCCCAACCATCCTTAGTAATGAATTCCGAGACCAGGAAATGAGGACGCACAGGGTGAACCACCACTCGCTCCAATGGCTCATGAAGAACCCAACTATCTTTCCAAAAATCCACCAAACCTTCCCCTAAGCACCACCTAATGTTCGGCTCAACCATGGGGCGGATCGCCTGAAGACGCCTCCAAAGAGCCGTAGACCGCACTGCTGTAACTTCCGATGGATGGCACCCGTTGACGTACTTAGCGTGCATGAATTCAGCCCAAATAGAATTTCCCAGCCTGAATTGCCATCACAATTTTGCAGCGAAAGTGCGTGCCATGTCCTTGAAGGACCGGAAACCCAGACCCCCTTCATCGAATGGAAAACACAATTTCTCCCAGGAAGACCAATGAATGCGCCTCTCCCCGTTTTGGTCCCATAGAAAGGAATTACAAAGTATGCCCAACCTTGTGAGCACTGCCTTGGGAGGATCTAGCACCTGAAGTAAATACATGGGCAACGAAGCAAGGATATGCCGTGCTAAAACAAGCTTACCCCCAAAAGAGAGCAACTTATTACTCCAATGTTGAAGTCGAGTCCGCATTTTGGAAACAATACCATCGAACAAGATACCACGACACCGGCCTTTATAAATAGGAGCACCCAAATAAATGAAAGGGAAAGTGTGCCTGTTAAAACCCAGGACCGTATTTACCAGCTGCTCCTGCCCCGAAGAAACCCATGATGGCAAGAAAAAGGAACTCTTATTGACATTTACTCTCTGCCCTGATGCTTGTTGATATTCCGAAAGAAAAGCCTTGAGAGCAGACAAGCACGCCTCAGAACACCTCGTGAAAATAAGTATGTCATCAGCAAAGGCAAGGTACGGCACCGATGTCCCTGCCGAAACAAACCGCCTGCTTGGTTGACTATCCAGAAAATGGTGCAGCCCGCGCCCTAAAAATTCGGCAACTAACAAAAAGAGGCCAGGAGAAACCGGGTCACCCTGCCGAACACCCCTAGAGGACTTAAAAAATCCAGACGGTTCACCATTTACCAAAACAGAGAACCAATTATTAGACACCAGGCGAAAGATAATGTCTACCACAAATTCAGCAAACCCAA
This region of Coffea arabica cultivar ET-39 chromosome 3c, Coffea Arabica ET-39 HiFi, whole genome shotgun sequence genomic DNA includes:
- the LOC140037884 gene encoding uncharacterized protein, producing MGEVKSPGAPRGALVRGVGARGVRERDIGARGGPSGRGQPRNASQGGRVTTPQVTCRYCRKTGHTEDEYWRKEGKCLRCGSSEHQIANCPKIQEGGTLSTSQATSGGNRPKVPTRLYAIDDQPVPDSSKVVEGTLPIFHRLVRVLIDPGATHSFVNPTFMSEIDEKPVRLPFDLEVRTPMGNKSIITSLVYKNCEFWVGERKMLVDLVILDIKDYDVIIGMDFLIHYHAKFDCRAKMVEFWISREATLKFDVKGRLASSVVISGVRARKMLYKGGQGFLAFLINAPSDQVKLEDVPVVREFPDVFPEELKTLPPEREVEFKIELVPGMAPISKTPYRMAPAELKELKIQLQDLLGRGFVRESDSPWGAPVLFVKKKDGSLRLCIDYRGLNEWTIKNKYPLPLIDSLFDQLQGSVVFSKLDLRQGYYQLKIKKEDIPKTAFNTRHGHFEFAVMPFGLTNAPAAFMDLMQRVFKKFLD